GGCGACGTTGCAAAGTGCATGGGCGTCTATCAGGCCGCACGCTGAAGTCCCGCCAGATCCGTAAGGATTGCAGTTCCCAACAAAGAGATGCACAGGGCGCACGCGAAGGATGTGGTCCGTGTAAGGAGCGATATATTCGCGTGGCGATACCTcccggcgacggcagcggggCGGACTAAAGAGCGAGGCTTACAGGCTACGTGCTCCAGCATCATCGTATGTGCAGACCCCGAACGAGAATCTGCCATACAGCCTGTGGGTTAGCCGGTCATAGCCCTGGGGAATAGACATTTCAGATCTGCTTGCGCAGCACACACCATCTATACCACGTGTGTTTCAGTTCTCGGTCTCGAAGGCTTGCTTCCTCCGTCGTGCGCGCTCCTCCTGGAACTCTTGAGAATGCAGGGGGCTCTGTCCCTCCTTAACAGGGACTCCCGGCTTTTTCCCGCTCCGCGTCTTGCGGGCAAGCTGGTGTTCGCTTTGTGTCGCCGCAGACCTCATTTCTGCCTATTCGGAAAACCCTGGGGAAAAAGGGTGAATgggaggaagccgcggtTAAACCCCCAGTCTTCACTCTTCCTTACCATTGGCACTAACTTGTTGTCCCCCATCTAAGCCTTTCTGAGTATTTATCACACGGATTCGAGTGACATCAGGAAAAAAacccgcgcctctgcgcattTTTTCCGCCCTTGGCCGaatgtgcatgcatccagTCGAGAAAGGTCGCCGTCAtgagcgagggagaggtAGCGCGTTGAAACCCGCGTTCATGCATTCAGACATGGTGGATAAAAGCGCTTCCCTCGATTTAGTTTGTGTACCTTTTCATAGTTCGCCGGTTGTTCGTCTTGTCGACCAAATTTCCAAGGAGAGGTGTGGCTCTTTACGGGCAGGCCGAAATCATGGATGTTTTCCGGTCCTTCTGGAACCGCCGgggtgcagcagcgcccggcAACAAAGCCACCAACTCGGGTCGTCCCGCCGAATGCCGTGCGACGAGAGACGGGAAATCGTCAGTTTTGTTGCAGTCTTTGAAGGATTCTTCACAGCAAAATGTGGGGGCAAAGCTCCAGAACGTGTCAGCGACGGAGTACGTGACTCCGCAGAAGTACCTGGATGACCCGGAGAAGATCCCGACATACTACGTGTTCCAGTCAAACATGGTGACAGATGAAGATTTGTTGCCTGGAATGTTGAGAAACCTGGAAGTCGACAAGCGTCTGACGCTGCCAACTCGTACACACATTCGTTTCCTCATCACCGCCACAGATGTCATTCACTCGTGGGCTATCCCTGCATTAGGCATCAAGGCCGACGCCATTCCGGGCAGGCTGCAGCGTGTCAACACGTTCATTCAGCGTGAAGGTGTCTTCTATGGCCAGTGCTCCGAGCTCTGCGGAGCTCTTCATGGCTTCATGCCCATCGTCATTGAAGCTGTAAGCCCTGAAACTTACGCTGCCCATGCAAAGAAGTGGTACAAGGATTAAGCGGCACCAATCATGTGACCAGCGGTTTGAGCGTAAAGTCCGAAGGTGGTGCTGAAACAGTACAATACAATATGTCCAGTACGTCTAACCCATGAAAAGCGAGGGCATGTATCGGAGGACTGCTGCAAAATGGAGAAAGAGCGCGTTCAACGTCCTCAGTTCGTTCGTTGGGacttcgcttctctcgctccgAGAGGAGAGCTCAGGAGTTTTGGGCATCGGAGAGCATTGGCCAAAGGCAAGGCCGACTCGCTAAATTTAGCAGCGTATGAAGCTGTTTTCGTACGCGCGCAGATGCGTCGCACGTGCGGTCACTCTGTCTTCCAGTGATCTGCTAGGTGGCTCATTGGAAGGGCTGTCTACGGCGTTCCTCCATTGTTTCTCAACGTTGCCTGGTCACTCTGTTGCATTGTTTGCCTCTGTCACGGACATGCCACGTTCCCTAAAAGACAGACCTCGCATTTCCAGTAAAATCTGAAGACGGTGGTTCCAAGCGGCTGGCGTGGGTGTCAAGCCGCGGAGCTTCTCGGGTCCAGCGTGGCGTGCTTCCGAGTTGCAGGGGACAGAACTCTTTTGCCATCTTAGTCGATTGCGCCCGAATCCACTGTTTTAGCGGGTTGCGTTCCAGTGTTTTGTCCCTTCCGAGCGAGCGCAGGACGCATCCTCGAGAACAAAGCGTTGCCAAGCTGGTTACACGTTCTAGCAGCGCAGCTAGCAAGATTATGATGCTGCCGCGTGTCGCATAGTTGTTAAGGTCACGTACTTACACACGCTAATTTGCATTCAGGAATATGCACCCCGTGgctgctgcttctttcgAATGTACGTGGACGTGCGAAGGTGAGGCAGACGATGTTCTGGGTCAGTTCTGTAGCACACGAGCGCTGTCACACTGCCTGCGCCGGGCATTTTGTGTAAGGGGCAATGGAGTTAGCAAGTCACCCGCTGGGTATGAGAATGCTGTGCATTCCAACAGGAACTTATAGCAGCTGGCTCTGAAACTTCGCAGTCGTCGGTGCGACTGCGACAGGCGTATAAGCAGTGGCAGTGTTACTCACGTCAACCGCACCGCTCGCAGGGTTTTAGGGAAGAGTCTACATAGAAAAATCCCCGTGCCGGCAAGCATGTACCATCGATTGGAGCGGCGAGTGCCCCACGTCCTGCGAACtttgctgccgccgctccctAGCCTGATAGTGGCTCACTGCCGACTTCGCAGGGGTCTATGGCAGCAATGACGGTGAACAGGAAAATATGTTGGGGAGCCGGTGTCCGCAGAACAGTAGCTGATTGGGCAGTGCAACAGGCCACTATGCAGTACTGGTGGCGAACCATATTCTCTAAGGTACCACGGATGGTTTGTACGGGATTACCGGCTCTGTCGACAGCGCTCTCTGTTAACTCGCCTATCCGTCTTTGCCGACCACAAAATATCCAACCTTCCGCTACCACAGCCGCTCCCCCGCTTGCAACGGAAGTCGCATGTTCTCTATTGGTGGGCGGAGACCGGGTTCTGTTGAAAAATATTCTGTCCGGAAGAGCTCCGTTGCAGTCAGGGTGGCCTTGTGGTCACACCTTCACCCGCCTTTGAAACCACCGCGCGCACTTAGGTATGAACGACGAAATTCCTTTCGAATTTCGTAGTCCTATACGTTCTGAAACGCCCAGCGGCAGGAGGCTTCTGACGCATCAGATGCAACTCAGCCCCACAATCTATAATACAGAAAGACGCTAGCCGTGTTC
Above is a window of Besnoitia besnoiti strain Bb-Ger1 chromosome Unknown contig00007, whole genome shotgun sequence DNA encoding:
- a CDS encoding putative cytochrome C oxidase subunit IIb (encoded by transcript BESB_071970) is translated as MDVFRSFWNRRGAAAPGNKATNSGRPAECRATRDGKSSVLLQSLKDSSQQNVGAKLQNVSATEYVTPQKYLDDPEKIPTYYVFQSNMVTDEDLLPGMLRNLEVDKRLTLPTRTHIRFLITATDVIHSWAIPALGIKADAIPGRLQRVNTFIQREGVFYGQCSELCGALHGFMPIVIEAVSPETYAAHAKKWYKD